In uncultured Ilyobacter sp., a genomic segment contains:
- a CDS encoding nucleobase:cation symporter-2 family protein, which produces MKNRSPYHLDGVPPLKVAFPLGLQHILAMFVSNLTPIIIVSGVLGLPQEQKTFLIQCTMLVAGLNTIIQAYSIGPIGARLPVVVGTSFAFVPVAISIGTKYGFEAVLGAALVGGIFEALLGSVIGKIRKFFPPIVTGVVVLSIGLSLLPVGIKYFAGGVGAADFGSPVNMTIGMIVLLTVIFFKQFTKGITSTASVVIGTIVGFIVAALFGKVDLGAVSQANFFIVPKPFTYGFAFHLDAILAMVLMFVVSAVETVGDMSGVTMGGAGRETTDRELSGGIMADGFGSALASAFSILPTTSFSQNTGLVAMTGIMSRHVVAVGASLLVMGAFIPKIGALFTIIPPSVIGGSLVMIFAMISISGINLITKDKLQGRNSVIIAVSLGLGFGLGSVPEALAHFPQTIQLIFGGSGIVVSGAIALILNIVLPKDEVEEKEIEVKLKNA; this is translated from the coding sequence ATGAAAAACAGATCACCTTATCACTTGGACGGAGTACCGCCGCTGAAGGTAGCATTTCCTTTGGGACTTCAGCACATTTTAGCAATGTTCGTCAGCAATCTTACACCAATCATTATTGTATCTGGGGTTTTAGGTCTTCCTCAGGAACAAAAGACATTCCTTATTCAGTGTACTATGCTTGTGGCAGGACTAAATACTATCATTCAGGCGTACAGCATCGGGCCTATAGGGGCTAGACTTCCAGTTGTAGTCGGTACTAGTTTTGCTTTTGTGCCTGTTGCCATATCTATAGGGACAAAATATGGTTTTGAAGCAGTTTTAGGAGCTGCCCTTGTAGGGGGGATATTTGAAGCTCTTCTCGGATCAGTTATCGGTAAAATAAGAAAATTCTTTCCACCTATCGTTACTGGTGTTGTTGTTTTATCTATAGGTCTATCACTTCTTCCAGTTGGGATCAAGTATTTTGCTGGTGGGGTAGGAGCAGCAGATTTCGGATCTCCAGTTAATATGACAATAGGAATGATAGTTCTTCTCACTGTAATTTTCTTTAAGCAGTTTACTAAGGGGATAACAAGTACGGCATCAGTTGTTATAGGAACTATCGTAGGCTTTATTGTAGCCGCTCTTTTTGGAAAAGTGGACCTAGGGGCAGTCTCTCAGGCAAACTTTTTCATAGTACCAAAGCCTTTTACCTACGGATTTGCTTTTCATCTTGATGCAATATTGGCTATGGTTCTCATGTTTGTAGTTTCTGCAGTTGAAACTGTAGGAGATATGTCAGGAGTAACTATGGGTGGAGCAGGAAGAGAAACCACAGATAGAGAACTTTCTGGAGGAATTATGGCAGACGGTTTTGGTAGTGCCTTAGCTTCTGCATTTAGTATTCTTCCTACTACATCTTTCAGCCAGAATACAGGTCTTGTGGCCATGACTGGAATCATGAGCAGACACGTAGTTGCAGTTGGAGCGTCTTTACTGGTTATGGGAGCCTTTATTCCAAAAATCGGAGCACTGTTTACAATTATTCCTCCAAGTGTTATAGGTGGAAGCTTGGTTATGATATTTGCAATGATATCAATTAGCGGAATAAATCTCATAACAAAGGATAAACTACAAGGTAGAAACAGTGTGATAATTGCTGTTTCACTAGGACTTGGATTCGGACTTGGAAGTGTACCAGAAGCACTTGCTCATTTTCCTCAGACAATTCAGCTTATATTTGGTGGATCAGGAATAGTGGTATCTGGAGCTATTGCCTTGATACTAAATATTGTCTTACCTAAAGATGAAGTAGAGGAAAAAGAAATTGAAGTAAAATTGAAAAATGCATAA
- a CDS encoding PLP-dependent aminotransferase family protein: MFDFKVEKETGNKLYIQVFEGIKKMIENGKFERDEKLLTIRAASLALSVNSSTIVKAYDMLEKEGYLYKIVGSGCYVTAEKLPEKFHFEEEGDHRINYSQLDLGEVINFASATPSSELFPLGDFKDAINFVLERDGGEVFSYQDPKGYGPLREEISRYLNKKEIKTDNIQIVSGSQQAIDIIGKMLLKPGDKIIVEGPTYAGAVSSFKKAGAHIITIPLEKDGMDMKKLKFTLEKERDVKFIYTMMNYHNPTGICWSQRKKEKLLKIACKNNIFVVEDDCMSEIYYGENNPLSLKSIDEKEKVIYIKSFSKIFMPGLRLAFMALPKELIETAVSVKYMADISSSGLNQRAFHHYMKQGCIYSHLDSIRKIFAQRYTYMKEEIKKIPQLKIVYEAEGGLFFWLKIPEWMDSEKFYNLALKRGVSFLPGRVFYQKNDLSPYLRISFAGVDENEIKTGMRYFREAFEEYLGKRKPKLPLL, translated from the coding sequence TTGTTTGATTTTAAAGTGGAAAAAGAAACAGGGAACAAACTTTATATACAGGTTTTCGAAGGAATAAAAAAGATGATTGAAAATGGGAAATTTGAAAGAGATGAGAAGCTTCTTACAATAAGGGCTGCATCTTTGGCTCTGTCTGTCAATTCCTCTACAATTGTGAAGGCCTACGATATGCTAGAAAAAGAAGGTTATTTATATAAAATAGTTGGAAGTGGATGCTATGTAACAGCGGAAAAACTCCCTGAAAAATTTCATTTTGAAGAAGAGGGAGATCACAGAATAAATTACAGTCAACTGGATTTAGGGGAAGTTATAAATTTTGCAAGTGCCACACCATCTTCAGAACTTTTTCCTCTGGGGGATTTTAAAGATGCCATAAATTTTGTCCTAGAAAGAGACGGAGGAGAGGTATTTTCTTACCAGGATCCAAAGGGTTATGGACCTCTTCGGGAAGAGATATCAAGATATCTAAACAAAAAAGAGATAAAGACCGATAATATACAGATAGTATCTGGTTCTCAACAAGCCATAGATATAATAGGGAAGATGCTCTTAAAACCTGGTGATAAAATAATAGTTGAGGGACCCACATATGCAGGAGCAGTGTCATCTTTTAAAAAGGCTGGTGCACATATAATAACGATACCATTAGAAAAAGATGGTATGGATATGAAAAAGTTAAAATTCACTCTTGAAAAGGAAAGGGATGTAAAATTTATCTATACCATGATGAATTATCACAATCCCACAGGTATATGCTGGAGTCAAAGGAAAAAAGAAAAACTTCTTAAAATAGCATGTAAAAATAATATTTTTGTCGTGGAAGATGACTGTATGTCTGAGATATATTACGGAGAAAATAACCCACTGAGTCTAAAAAGCATAGATGAAAAAGAAAAAGTTATCTATATAAAGAGTTTTTCAAAAATTTTCATGCCTGGCCTAAGATTAGCATTTATGGCACTTCCAAAAGAACTTATAGAAACAGCAGTCTCTGTAAAATATATGGCTGATATATCAAGTTCAGGTCTGAATCAGAGGGCTTTTCACCATTATATGAAACAAGGGTGTATTTATAGCCATCTAGACTCTATCAGGAAAATTTTTGCCCAAAGATACACCTATATGAAAGAGGAAATAAAAAAGATACCTCAGCTTAAGATAGTTTATGAGGCTGAGGGAGGACTTTTTTTCTGGCTAAAGATACCAGAATGGATGGACAGTGAAAAATTCTATAATTTGGCCCTAAAAAGAGGTGTGTCTTTTTTGCCAGGAAGGGTGTTTTATCAAAAGAATGATCTGAGTCCTTATTTAAGAATTAGTTTCGCAGGGGTAGATGAGAATGAGATAAAAACAGGTATGAGATATTTCAGAGAGGCCTTTGAAGAGTATCTTGGTAAAAGAAAACCAAAACTACCTCTGTTGTAA
- the pdxS gene encoding pyridoxal 5'-phosphate synthase lyase subunit PdxS, which produces MENNRYELNKNLAQMLKGGVIMDVVNADQAKIAEQAGACAVMALERVPADIRAAGGVSRMSDPKMIKEIQAAVSIPVMAKVRIGHFVEAQILEAIEVDYIDESEVLTPADDRLHIDKSKFKVPFVCGAKNLGEALRRIAEGASMIRTKGEPGTGDVVEAVKHMRAMNSEIARISSMTSDEIYNVAKELGAPLDLVRNVHETGKLPVVNFAAGGVATPADAALMMQLGCDGVFVGSGIFKSGDPKKRAAAIVKAVTNYNDPKILAEISEDIGEAMVGIGIHSLSEEEKMSKRGW; this is translated from the coding sequence ATGGAAAACAATAGGTATGAATTAAACAAAAATCTTGCTCAGATGCTAAAGGGAGGAGTAATTATGGATGTTGTAAATGCTGATCAGGCCAAAATTGCAGAACAAGCAGGGGCATGTGCAGTTATGGCTCTTGAAAGAGTGCCGGCAGATATAAGGGCGGCTGGGGGAGTGTCACGAATGTCAGATCCTAAAATGATAAAAGAGATACAGGCTGCAGTTTCTATCCCTGTCATGGCAAAGGTTAGAATAGGACACTTTGTAGAAGCACAAATTTTAGAGGCTATAGAGGTTGATTATATAGATGAGAGTGAGGTATTGACTCCTGCAGATGATAGGCTGCACATAGACAAGTCAAAATTTAAGGTTCCCTTTGTCTGCGGAGCAAAAAATCTAGGAGAAGCTCTCAGAAGAATTGCAGAAGGAGCATCGATGATAAGAACAAAAGGTGAACCAGGTACAGGAGATGTAGTAGAGGCAGTGAAACATATGAGGGCCATGAACTCTGAAATAGCAAGAATAAGCTCTATGACCAGCGATGAGATATATAATGTCGCCAAAGAACTAGGAGCTCCTTTAGACCTTGTGAGAAATGTTCATGAAACTGGAAAGCTTCCTGTGGTAAATTTTGCCGCTGGTGGTGTAGCCACTCCTGCAGATGCCGCACTTATGATGCAGCTTGGTTGTGACGGAGTTTTTGTGGGATCAGGAATATTTAAATCTGGAGATCCTAAAAAAAGAGCTGCTGCAATTGTAAAAGCTGTGACAAATTACAATGATCCGAAAATACTGGCAGAAATCTCTGAAGATATTGGGGAAGCCATGGTTGGTATAGGTATACATTCTCTAAGTGAAGAGGAAAAAATGTCAAAAAGAGGGTGGTAG
- the pdxT gene encoding pyridoxal 5'-phosphate synthase glutaminase subunit PdxT: MKIGVLALQGAFKEHIEILNKLGAEGVEVRKKEDLKSIQGIILPGGESTAMGKLLVDLDIMGTLKDMIKNGFPVYGTCAGMILLAKSLSNDEKVHLGVMDIVVKRNAYGRQLGSFTCKAPVIGVGKDVEMVFIRAPYIETCGEGIEVLAEVDKNIVAARQENILVTSFHPELTSDYRMHRFFIDNIVKKS, encoded by the coding sequence ATGAAAATTGGTGTTCTAGCATTACAGGGAGCCTTTAAAGAGCATATAGAAATATTAAATAAACTTGGTGCAGAAGGAGTAGAAGTCCGAAAAAAAGAGGACCTTAAAAGTATACAAGGTATCATTCTTCCAGGTGGAGAAAGCACTGCAATGGGTAAACTTCTAGTTGACCTGGATATTATGGGCACCTTGAAAGATATGATAAAAAATGGATTTCCTGTCTATGGAACTTGTGCAGGTATGATTCTTCTTGCAAAATCTTTGTCTAATGATGAGAAGGTTCACTTAGGGGTTATGGATATTGTTGTAAAAAGAAATGCCTATGGAAGACAGCTAGGAAGCTTCACATGTAAGGCACCAGTAATAGGTGTCGGAAAGGACGTGGAGATGGTCTTTATACGTGCCCCTTATATAGAGACTTGCGGTGAGGGTATAGAGGTGTTGGCAGAGGTAGATAAAAATATAGTCGCTGCAAGACAAGAGAATATCCTAGTAACTTCATTCCATCCAGAGCTTACTTCTGATTATAGGATGCATCGATTCTTTATAGATAACATAGTAAAAAAAAGCTAG